One genomic segment of Devosia sp. includes these proteins:
- a CDS encoding DUF1428 domain-containing protein: MSYIDGFVAAVPRANKQLYIEHSRAAADKLKAWGATRVVENWGDDVPRGEVNDFFGAVKAKDDEVVVFSWIEYPDKATRDRVVAKMMSPEEMSGVPDMPFDGARMIFGGFETLFAV; the protein is encoded by the coding sequence GTGAGCTATATCGATGGATTTGTCGCCGCCGTCCCCAGGGCCAACAAGCAGCTCTATATCGAGCATTCCCGCGCCGCGGCCGACAAGCTCAAGGCCTGGGGTGCCACGCGGGTGGTGGAGAACTGGGGCGACGACGTGCCCAGGGGCGAGGTCAATGATTTCTTCGGGGCGGTGAAGGCCAAGGACGATGAGGTCGTGGTCTTTTCCTGGATCGAATATCCCGACAAGGCGACGCGTGACCGGGTCGTGGCCAAGATGATGTCGCCCGAGGAAATGTCGGGCGTGCCGGACATGCCATTCGATGGTGCGCGGATGATCTTCGGCGGGTTCGAAACGCTGTTCGCGGTATAG
- a CDS encoding ActR/PrrA/RegA family redox response regulator transcription factor: protein MNTIEDLLAADPSLLLVDDDAAFLSRLERAMARRGFEVRVAGTVAAGLAAVAERPPAYAVVDLRLEDGNGLDVVSALHQKRADARAVVLTGYGNIATAVTAVKLGAMDYLSKPADADDVINALLATGEDKPEPPENPMSADRVRWEHIQRVYELCDRNVSETARRLNMHRRTLQRILAKRAPR from the coding sequence ATGAACACGATCGAAGATCTCCTGGCTGCCGACCCGAGCCTTCTGCTGGTCGATGATGATGCGGCCTTTCTGAGCCGCCTTGAGCGCGCCATGGCGCGACGGGGTTTTGAGGTGCGCGTCGCCGGCACCGTAGCCGCCGGCCTTGCCGCCGTTGCCGAGCGTCCGCCGGCCTATGCGGTGGTCGATCTGCGCCTCGAGGATGGCAATGGCCTCGACGTGGTTTCCGCCCTGCACCAGAAGCGGGCCGATGCCCGCGCCGTGGTCCTTACCGGCTACGGCAATATCGCCACTGCGGTGACGGCGGTGAAGCTGGGCGCCATGGACTATCTCTCCAAGCCGGCAGATGCCGACGATGTCATCAACGCCCTGCTCGCCACCGGCGAAGACAAGCCCGAGCCGCCGGAAAACCCCATGTCCGCCGACCGGGTGCGCTGGGAGCATATCCAGCGCGTCTATGAATTGTGCGACCGCAATGTCTCGGAGACCGCGCGCCGCCTCAACATGCACCGCCGCACCCTGCAGCGCATCCTCGCCAAACGGGCGCCTCGGTAA
- a CDS encoding ActS/PrrB/RegB family redox-sensitive histidine kinase — protein MSDDTAPTLPLPQSWRPLRLQTLLVLRWLAVIGQTIGVLFVQLGLGFPLPLVECLALIGLSAALNVGLVLRFGANLRLSSRFAAAQLAFDLCQLGGLLALTGGLENPFSLLLLAPVSVSATTLPQRQTFLIALLACTLASVLAVVHLPLPWDPAERIVFNRIYVIGIWVSIICGVVFISAYTNRVAHDSRQIADALAATELALARREQLSALDGLAAAAAHELGTPLSTIALAAKEMRAEVEEGSQMAEDVELIIAQSARCRAILAKLRNLGSEPADLFAAAPITDILDEVARPHEGRGKVILFYSEKAAGAVPVFPRSVGLLYGLGNLIENATHFAKQTVRVETAWDQEAISVSITDDGPGFASELISRLGEPYLTTRPRDPAGSDAHQPGGLGLGVFIAKTLLERTGARLRFDNAEAGGHARVMIVWPRDTMPDQSTSAVLT, from the coding sequence ATGAGCGATGACACCGCCCCGACCCTGCCCTTGCCGCAGAGCTGGCGCCCATTGCGCCTGCAGACCCTCTTGGTGCTGCGCTGGCTGGCGGTGATCGGGCAGACCATCGGTGTCCTCTTCGTGCAATTGGGCCTCGGGTTTCCCCTGCCCCTGGTCGAATGCCTGGCGCTGATCGGGCTGTCGGCGGCGCTCAATGTCGGGCTGGTGCTGCGGTTCGGGGCCAATCTGCGCCTCTCCTCCCGCTTTGCCGCCGCGCAGCTGGCCTTCGACCTTTGCCAATTGGGTGGATTGCTGGCCCTGACCGGGGGGCTGGAAAATCCGTTCTCGCTGCTGCTGCTGGCGCCGGTCTCGGTGTCCGCCACCACCCTGCCGCAGCGCCAGACCTTCCTCATCGCCCTGCTTGCCTGCACCCTCGCCTCGGTGCTGGCGGTGGTTCACCTGCCCCTGCCCTGGGACCCGGCCGAGCGGATCGTCTTCAACCGCATCTATGTCATCGGCATCTGGGTATCGATCATCTGCGGGGTGGTGTTCATCTCCGCCTATACCAATCGGGTGGCCCACGATTCCCGTCAGATCGCCGATGCCCTGGCCGCCACTGAGCTGGCCCTGGCCCGGCGCGAGCAGCTTTCGGCGCTCGACGGGCTGGCCGCTGCTGCCGCCCATGAATTGGGCACGCCGCTCTCCACCATCGCCCTCGCCGCCAAGGAAATGCGCGCCGAGGTCGAAGAGGGCAGCCAGATGGCCGAGGATGTCGAGCTCATCATCGCCCAGTCGGCGCGCTGCCGGGCGATCCTGGCCAAACTGCGCAATCTGGGCAGCGAGCCGGCCGATCTCTTTGCCGCCGCGCCGATCACCGACATTCTCGACGAAGTGGCGCGGCCCCATGAGGGGCGCGGCAAGGTCATCCTGTTCTATTCCGAAAAGGCCGCGGGCGCCGTGCCGGTGTTTCCGCGCAGTGTCGGCCTGCTCTACGGGCTGGGCAATCTCATCGAGAATGCCACCCATTTCGCCAAACAGACCGTGCGGGTCGAAACCGCCTGGGACCAGGAGGCGATCAGCGTCAGCATCACCGATGACGGCCCCGGCTTTGCCTCCGAGCTGATTTCGCGGCTGGGCGAGCCTTATCTCACCACCAGGCCCCGCGATCCGGCCGGCAGCGATGCGCACCAGCCGGGCGGGCTGGGTCTTGGCGTGTTCATCGCCAAGACCCTGCTCGAGCGCACCGGGGCGCGCCTGCGCTTCGACAATGCCGAGGCCGGCGGGCATGCCAGGGTGATGATCGTCTGGCCGCGCGACACAATGCCCGACCAATCCACCAGTGCGGTTTTGACGTAG
- a CDS encoding DUF2852 domain-containing protein — MTTAIIKPHWSPLTIALMVLGFVIFWPLGLAVLAYIIWGEKFGGSAEKAQAYWNKGCSYVKSNSKSHGFGRTGFASSGNAAFDDYRTEQMRRLDEERARLDAEVDAFHEYMANLRKAKDREEFDRFMNEHRGSRQGFGENKSGDWGNQNNG, encoded by the coding sequence ATGACAACCGCAATTATCAAACCACACTGGTCCCCGTTGACCATCGCCCTGATGGTTCTGGGCTTCGTGATTTTCTGGCCGCTGGGCCTGGCCGTCCTGGCCTACATCATCTGGGGCGAGAAATTCGGCGGCTCCGCCGAAAAGGCCCAGGCCTACTGGAACAAGGGATGCAGCTACGTGAAATCCAATTCGAAAAGCCACGGCTTCGGCCGCACCGGTTTCGCCTCTTCGGGCAATGCCGCCTTCGACGACTACCGCACCGAGCAGATGCGTCGCCTCGATGAGGAACGCGCCCGCCTCGACGCCGAGGTCGATGCCTTCCACGAGTACATGGCCAATCTGCGTAAGGCCAAGGATCGTGAGGAGTTCGATCGCTTCATGAACGAGCACCGCGGCTCCCGCCAGGGATTTGGCGAAAACAAATCCGGTGACTGGGGCAACCAGAACAACGGTTAG